One stretch of Comamonas testosteroni DNA includes these proteins:
- a CDS encoding ABC transporter ATP-binding protein: MALLEVSNLTINLQTHRGRAQAVRDVSFTLERGATLGLIGESGCGKSLTALALMGLLPEHAQVDGSIQLDGQELLGLSERQLCALRGNRMAMVFQEPMSALNPVHSIGRQVAEPLRLHLAMSRAQARARATELLERVGIAQAAQRLDEYPHQFSGGQRQRIMIAMALACGPDLLVADEPTTALDVTVQQRILDLLQELVAEHSMALVLISHDLGVIAQNAEQLLVMYGGTVVESGMTEAVFARRAHPYTRGLFAARPQLQAGPAAGHLPTIAGAVPELVDLPAGCPFAGRCAHTQDDCYVERPQPRTLQQPSMAAPASLASWRQPHVARCLYEQVLTAGART; encoded by the coding sequence ATGGCTTTGCTTGAAGTCTCCAACCTCACCATCAATCTGCAGACCCATCGCGGCCGGGCCCAGGCCGTGCGCGATGTAAGCTTTACGCTGGAGCGCGGTGCCACACTGGGCCTGATCGGCGAATCGGGCTGCGGCAAATCGCTGACGGCGTTGGCGCTGATGGGCCTGCTGCCCGAACACGCACAGGTGGACGGCAGCATCCAGCTGGACGGCCAGGAACTGCTGGGCCTCAGCGAGCGACAGCTCTGCGCCCTGCGCGGCAACCGCATGGCCATGGTGTTTCAGGAGCCCATGAGCGCCCTCAACCCCGTGCACAGCATCGGCCGCCAGGTGGCAGAGCCACTGCGGCTTCATCTGGCAATGAGCCGCGCCCAGGCCCGTGCCCGCGCCACCGAACTGCTGGAGAGGGTGGGCATTGCGCAGGCTGCGCAGCGGCTCGATGAATATCCACACCAGTTCTCCGGCGGCCAGCGCCAGCGCATCATGATTGCCATGGCCCTGGCCTGCGGTCCCGATCTGCTGGTGGCCGACGAGCCCACCACGGCCCTGGATGTGACGGTTCAACAGCGCATTCTGGATCTGCTGCAGGAACTGGTGGCCGAGCATTCCATGGCGCTGGTTCTCATCAGCCATGATCTGGGCGTGATTGCCCAGAACGCCGAGCAGTTGCTGGTCATGTATGGCGGCACCGTGGTCGAATCCGGCATGACGGAAGCGGTGTTCGCCAGGCGCGCCCACCCTTATACGCGCGGCCTGTTCGCGGCCCGGCCGCAGCTCCAGGCCGGGCCAGCTGCGGGGCATCTGCCCACCATCGCAGGCGCCGTGCCGGAGCTCGTGGACCTGCCCGCAGGCTGCCCGTTTGCGGGCCGCTGCGCCCATACACAGGACGACTGCTATGTAGAGCGTCCCCAGCCTCGCACGCTGCAGCAGCCCAGCATGGCGGCACCGGCCTCTCTCGCTTCCTGGCGCCAGCCCCATGTGGCACGCTGCCTCTATGAACAGGTGCTGACGGCAGGAGCAAGGACATGA
- a CDS encoding ABC transporter permease, with translation MSRQTDTRASVSDYPTRAFTRTQPQGFGRRALQHRSFVLGALLTTLLVAAALLSFVWTPGSAYEVDMDAALQASSSRHWLGTDAFGRDIASQILVGARASIAVGLIAVGIGLTLGVVLGLVAAARRGWVEEIIMRLADFTFAFPALLSAIMLTAVFGAGMVNAIIAIGIFNIPTFARITRASANAIWARDYVLAARACGKSRTAITLQHVLPNIAAVLVVQATIQFALAILAEAALSYLGLGTQPPQPSWGRMLSEAQTLMFQAPLLAVWPGLAIALSVLGLNLLGDGLRDLLDPRLTRER, from the coding sequence ATGAGCAGGCAGACCGATACCCGCGCCAGTGTGAGCGACTACCCGACACGCGCCTTCACGCGCACACAGCCCCAAGGCTTTGGCCGGCGCGCCCTGCAGCACCGCAGCTTTGTGCTCGGCGCCCTGCTCACAACCTTGCTGGTTGCTGCCGCGCTGCTGTCTTTTGTCTGGACCCCCGGCTCGGCCTATGAAGTGGATATGGACGCCGCCCTGCAGGCCAGCAGCAGCCGGCACTGGCTGGGCACCGATGCCTTCGGGCGCGATATTGCCTCGCAGATTCTGGTCGGCGCACGTGCATCGATTGCCGTGGGCCTGATCGCCGTGGGCATAGGTCTGACGCTGGGCGTGGTGCTGGGCCTGGTCGCCGCTGCACGCCGTGGCTGGGTGGAGGAAATCATCATGCGGCTGGCGGACTTCACCTTTGCCTTTCCGGCCCTGCTCTCGGCCATCATGCTCACAGCCGTGTTTGGAGCCGGCATGGTCAATGCCATCATTGCCATCGGCATCTTCAACATCCCCACCTTTGCGCGCATCACCCGCGCCTCGGCCAATGCCATCTGGGCCCGCGACTATGTGCTGGCCGCCAGAGCCTGCGGCAAAAGCCGCACGGCCATCACTTTGCAGCATGTGCTGCCCAATATTGCGGCCGTGCTCGTCGTGCAGGCTACCATTCAGTTTGCGCTGGCCATTCTGGCCGAGGCCGCCCTATCCTATCTGGGGCTGGGCACGCAGCCGCCCCAGCCGTCCTGGGGGCGCATGCTCAGCGAAGCCCAGACCCTGATGTTCCAGGCGCCGCTGCTGGCCGTCTGGCCCGGCCTGGCAATCGCCTTGTCGGTGCTGGGTCTGAACCTGCTGGGCGACGGTCTGCGCGACCTGCTGGACCCCCGACTGACACGCGAGCGTTGA
- a CDS encoding ABC transporter permease — protein MSIFLLKRLLTLIATLLGASIVVFAVLEVLPGDAAQMLMGPDAEPEVVAAMVQQLGLDQPAPMRYWQWVAGLLHGDMGDSYVYGSPVAELVWERLAVTVPLAIMAMCITAVLAIAAGVVAAANHKRWGDVGLMGLAQIGIAIPNFWFAILLILLFSVKLQWFSAGGFPGWSEEAGGGFWPALQALLLPAVALAVVQAAILARITRSAVLEVLREDFVRTARAKGLSRGAALWRHVLRNAMIPVVTVMGLQFANLLAGTIVVENVFYLPGLGRLIFQSISNRDVIVVRNCVLLLAAMVVVVNFVVDVLYAAIDPRIKAGDL, from the coding sequence ATGAGCATCTTCTTGCTCAAACGCCTGCTCACGCTGATCGCCACATTGCTCGGCGCCTCCATCGTGGTTTTTGCCGTGCTGGAAGTCCTGCCCGGCGATGCAGCCCAGATGCTCATGGGCCCCGATGCCGAGCCTGAGGTCGTAGCGGCCATGGTTCAGCAACTAGGCCTGGACCAGCCCGCGCCGATGCGCTACTGGCAGTGGGTAGCCGGCCTTCTGCACGGCGACATGGGCGACAGCTACGTCTATGGCTCGCCCGTGGCCGAGCTGGTCTGGGAACGCCTTGCGGTCACCGTGCCGCTGGCCATCATGGCCATGTGCATCACCGCCGTGCTGGCCATTGCTGCGGGAGTGGTTGCGGCCGCCAACCACAAACGCTGGGGTGATGTGGGCCTCATGGGCCTGGCCCAGATCGGCATTGCCATCCCCAACTTCTGGTTTGCGATTCTTCTGATCCTGCTGTTCTCGGTGAAGCTGCAATGGTTCTCGGCCGGCGGCTTTCCGGGCTGGAGTGAAGAGGCCGGCGGCGGCTTCTGGCCAGCGCTGCAGGCACTGCTGCTGCCTGCCGTTGCGCTGGCCGTGGTACAGGCAGCCATCCTGGCCCGCATCACCCGCTCCGCGGTGCTGGAAGTGCTGCGCGAGGACTTTGTGCGCACGGCCCGCGCCAAGGGGCTGTCGCGCGGCGCGGCGCTCTGGCGTCATGTGCTGCGCAACGCCATGATTCCCGTCGTCACCGTCATGGGACTGCAGTTCGCCAACCTGCTGGCAGGCACCATCGTGGTGGAGAACGTGTTCTATCTGCCGGGCCTGGGCCGGCTGATCTTTCAATCCATTTCCAACCGAGATGTGATCGTGGTGCGCAACTGCGTGCTGCTGCTGGCCGCCATGGTGGTGGTGGTGAATTTTGTCGTCGACGTGCTTTATGCCGCCATCGACCCCCGCATCAAGGCCGGCGATCTATGA
- a CDS encoding YfhL family 4Fe-4S dicluster ferredoxin — protein sequence MALMITDECINCDVCEPECPNDAIYMGEEFYEIDPHKCTECVGHFDEPQCVQICPVACIPVNPEYIESREVLFKKYELLTQAKKES from the coding sequence ATGGCATTGATGATTACCGATGAATGCATCAACTGCGATGTGTGCGAGCCCGAGTGCCCCAACGATGCCATCTACATGGGTGAGGAGTTCTACGAAATCGATCCGCACAAATGCACCGAGTGCGTGGGCCATTTTGACGAGCCCCAGTGCGTGCAGATCTGCCCCGTGGCCTGCATACCGGTGAACCCCGAGTACATCGAAAGCCGTGAAGTGCTGTTCAAGAAATATGAGCTGCTTACGCAGGCCAAGAAAGAAAGCTAA
- the pth gene encoding aminoacyl-tRNA hydrolase, with translation MIKLFVGLGNPGPEYEDTRHNAGFWWIDALARELKVNLVPERSYWGLMARTSIHGQSVWLLEPQTFMNLSGKSVGALARFFKIQPEEILVVHDELDFDPGVVKLKLGGSHGGHNGLRDIHAQLGSPNYWRLRVGIGHPGHKGEVASWVLKKPAPEQLKLIEDAIAHSLKAWPDMVAGQMDKATLAIHTTKAPRPKPPRKPAPEAAQPAAGEA, from the coding sequence ATGATCAAACTGTTTGTCGGCCTCGGCAATCCTGGCCCTGAATATGAAGACACCCGGCACAATGCCGGCTTCTGGTGGATTGATGCGCTGGCGCGCGAACTCAAGGTCAACCTGGTTCCGGAGCGCAGCTACTGGGGACTGATGGCCCGCACCAGCATCCACGGCCAGAGCGTCTGGCTGCTGGAGCCGCAGACCTTCATGAATCTCTCGGGCAAGTCGGTCGGCGCACTGGCGCGCTTCTTCAAGATCCAACCCGAGGAAATCCTGGTCGTGCATGACGAGCTGGACTTCGACCCTGGCGTGGTCAAGCTCAAGCTCGGCGGCAGCCATGGCGGCCACAACGGCTTGCGCGATATCCATGCCCAGCTCGGTTCACCCAATTACTGGCGTCTGCGCGTCGGCATCGGCCACCCCGGCCACAAGGGCGAGGTCGCCAGCTGGGTGCTCAAAAAACCGGCCCCCGAGCAGCTCAAGCTGATCGAAGACGCCATCGCACATTCGCTCAAGGCCTGGCCCGATATGGTGGCCGGCCAGATGGACAAGGCGACTCTCGCCATCCACACCACCAAGGCACCCCGCCCCAAGCCGCCCCGCAAGCCTGCGCCCGAGGCCGCCCAGCCCGCAGCTGGCGAGGCCTGA
- a CDS encoding 50S ribosomal protein L25/general stress protein Ctc yields MQFVATERAKQGTGASRRLRLSGKTPGIVYGAGEAQLIEIDHNALWHAVHKEAFHSSILDMEINGQVTKVVLRDVQFHPYKKLVQHIDFQRVDGNTKLHMNVPLHFEGAAESPAVKVENCTVTPLMHELQVICEPANLPEFIKVDLSALTSKSVLGLQALKLPNGVKAVVRGANKNPSLISIKLPEVAPAEGAAPAPAAAPAKKGKK; encoded by the coding sequence ATGCAATTCGTCGCTACTGAGCGCGCCAAGCAAGGTACGGGTGCGAGCCGCCGTCTGCGTCTGTCGGGCAAGACCCCCGGTATCGTCTACGGTGCTGGTGAAGCCCAACTGATCGAAATCGATCACAACGCCCTGTGGCACGCTGTGCACAAGGAAGCTTTCCACTCCAGCATCCTGGACATGGAAATCAACGGTCAAGTGACCAAGGTCGTGCTGCGCGACGTGCAGTTCCACCCCTACAAGAAGCTGGTGCAGCACATCGACTTCCAGCGCGTGGACGGCAACACCAAGCTGCACATGAACGTGCCCCTGCACTTCGAAGGCGCTGCTGAATCCCCCGCCGTGAAGGTCGAGAACTGCACCGTGACTCCTCTGATGCACGAGCTGCAAGTGATCTGCGAACCCGCAAACCTGCCCGAGTTCATCAAGGTGGACCTGAGCGCCCTGACTTCCAAGTCCGTGCTGGGCCTGCAGGCTCTGAAGCTGCCCAACGGCGTGAAGGCTGTGGTGCGTGGCGCCAACAAGAACCCTTCGCTGATCTCCATCAAGCTGCCCGAAGTGGCTCCCGCCGAAGGCGCCGCACCTGCTCCCGCAGCTGCTCCCGCCAAGAAGGGCAAGAAGTAA
- a CDS encoding ribose-phosphate pyrophosphokinase has product MHSHHSDFMVFTGNANAGMAEEIVKHLGTSLGAADVGRFSDGEVAVEIKQNVRARDVFVVQSTCAPTNDNLMELLVMVDALKRASAERICAVIPYFGYARQDRRPRSSRVPITAKVVANMLQAVGVERVLTMDLHADQIQGFFDIPVDNIYATPVLLGDLRQKNYEDLIVVSPDVGGVVRARALAKELGCDLAIIDKRRPKANVSEVMHVIGDIDGRNCVIMDDMIDTAGTLVKAAEVLKQRGAKNVYAYCSHPIFSGPALERIGNGSALDEVVVTNTIPLSPAAQQCGKIRQLSVAGLFAETIHRISTGDSVSSLFTA; this is encoded by the coding sequence ATGCATTCACATCACTCAGATTTCATGGTCTTCACAGGCAATGCCAATGCTGGCATGGCCGAAGAGATTGTTAAGCACCTCGGCACCTCTCTTGGTGCTGCTGACGTTGGCCGTTTCTCCGATGGAGAAGTCGCCGTCGAGATCAAGCAGAACGTTCGCGCCCGCGACGTTTTCGTGGTTCAGTCCACCTGCGCTCCGACCAACGACAACCTGATGGAGTTGCTGGTCATGGTCGATGCCCTCAAGCGTGCATCGGCCGAGCGCATCTGCGCCGTGATCCCCTACTTCGGCTATGCCCGCCAGGATCGCCGCCCCCGCTCCAGCCGCGTGCCAATCACCGCCAAGGTAGTGGCCAACATGCTGCAGGCCGTAGGCGTCGAGCGCGTGCTGACCATGGACCTGCACGCCGACCAGATCCAGGGCTTCTTCGACATTCCCGTGGACAACATCTACGCCACCCCCGTGCTGCTGGGTGATCTGCGTCAGAAGAACTACGAAGACCTGATCGTCGTCTCCCCCGACGTTGGCGGCGTGGTGCGTGCTCGCGCCCTGGCCAAGGAACTGGGCTGCGATCTGGCCATCATCGACAAGCGTCGCCCCAAGGCGAACGTGTCCGAAGTCATGCACGTGATCGGCGATATCGACGGCCGCAACTGCGTGATCATGGATGACATGATCGACACCGCCGGCACGCTGGTGAAGGCTGCCGAAGTGCTCAAGCAGCGCGGCGCCAAGAACGTGTACGCCTACTGCTCGCACCCCATCTTCTCGGGCCCGGCCCTGGAACGCATCGGCAACGGCAGCGCTCTGGACGAAGTGGTTGTCACCAACACCATTCCCCTGAGCCCCGCAGCCCAGCAGTGCGGCAAGATTCGCCAGCTGTCCGTGGCCGGCCTGTTTGCCGAGACAATTCACCGCATTTCCACAGGCGATTCGGTGAGCAGTCTGTTTACCGCTTAA
- the ispE gene encoding 4-(cytidine 5'-diphospho)-2-C-methyl-D-erythritol kinase, translating into MHSLYDVPAPAKLNLFLHITGRRPDGYHLLESVFMLIDWHDVLHFEHTASSQISREDLNGVALPADDLITRAARTLQQATGCTQGVRIGIEKHLPAQAGMGGGSSDAASTLMALNRLWNLKLSRQELQSIGLKLGADVPFFLCGHSAWVSGIGEIITPLTGCNALPEQQFLVVKPEQGLETGKIFSSELLKRDTKPAIVEDFAANHFGFGRNDLQPVAEALQPEVMKVRSWLESLKLHATMTGSGSAVFAPIAQSIDLSCASSTWQIKVCRNLEKHPLNSWIPENKL; encoded by the coding sequence ATGCACTCGCTCTATGACGTGCCGGCCCCGGCCAAGCTCAACCTTTTTTTGCATATTACCGGCCGCAGGCCTGACGGCTATCACCTGCTGGAATCCGTCTTCATGCTCATCGACTGGCATGATGTGCTGCATTTCGAGCATACGGCCAGCAGCCAGATCAGCCGCGAAGACCTCAATGGCGTTGCCCTGCCTGCCGATGATCTGATCACACGCGCGGCCCGCACCTTGCAGCAAGCCACAGGCTGCACGCAAGGCGTGCGCATAGGGATTGAAAAGCACCTGCCCGCCCAAGCCGGCATGGGGGGCGGCTCATCCGATGCGGCCAGCACTCTGATGGCATTGAACCGCCTCTGGAATCTGAAGCTCTCGCGCCAGGAACTGCAAAGCATAGGCTTGAAGCTAGGCGCCGATGTCCCTTTTTTCCTCTGCGGTCACTCGGCCTGGGTCAGCGGCATCGGCGAAATCATCACCCCGCTGACAGGCTGCAATGCCTTGCCGGAGCAGCAATTCCTGGTGGTCAAGCCCGAACAGGGCCTGGAAACTGGCAAGATTTTTTCCAGCGAGCTCCTGAAACGTGACACAAAGCCTGCTATAGTAGAGGACTTCGCTGCAAATCACTTCGGCTTTGGCCGAAACGACCTGCAGCCGGTCGCCGAAGCTTTGCAGCCTGAGGTGATGAAAGTCAGAAGCTGGCTCGAATCACTCAAATTGCATGCTACAATGACGGGCTCTGGAAGTGCGGTATTTGCACCGATAGCGCAAAGCATTGATCTGAGCTGTGCATCTAGCACCTGGCAGATCAAGGTTTGCAGAAATCTGGAAAAACACCCACTTAACAGCTGGATTCCAGAGAACAAGTTATAA
- a CDS encoding outer membrane lipoprotein LolB, with protein sequence MKRSPTVLKILTALGLVLGLAMLGGCAQPARQLQLDVTASHHWSGRMALQVQDAQQQSFSAGFELQGQPESGTLLVFNPLGSIMARLQWTRAGATLQQGDQITQSDSLPELITRMTGSEIPVTALFDWLQGKNTTVPGWQTDLSRINDGRLRADRISPPPEASLRIVLDQDAR encoded by the coding sequence ATGAAGCGCAGCCCGACTGTCTTGAAAATTCTTACAGCCCTAGGGCTGGTCCTGGGATTGGCCATGCTCGGCGGCTGCGCCCAGCCTGCACGGCAGCTGCAGCTCGATGTGACGGCAAGTCACCACTGGTCCGGCCGCATGGCGCTACAGGTCCAGGATGCCCAGCAGCAATCCTTCAGCGCCGGTTTTGAGCTGCAAGGCCAGCCCGAGAGCGGAACACTGCTGGTTTTCAACCCTCTGGGATCCATCATGGCCCGCCTGCAATGGACGCGTGCCGGAGCCACCTTGCAGCAGGGCGATCAGATCACCCAGTCAGACTCCCTGCCTGAACTCATCACCCGCATGACAGGCAGCGAGATTCCCGTCACCGCGCTGTTTGACTGGCTGCAAGGCAAGAACACGACTGTGCCCGGCTGGCAGACCGATCTTTCGCGCATCAACGATGGCCGCCTGCGTGCCGACCGTATAAGCCCACCACCCGAGGCTTCCTTGCGCATCGTTCTCGATCAGGACGCTCGCTGA
- a CDS encoding tetratricopeptide repeat protein, giving the protein MVHPLRFQGLAVAAVLAMGSAIASAQTADPPSQQDKIEQSTDLEQAAERENEQAALSAELFYEILVGEMAAQEGALTDAQALMMEAARSSNNEKLYRRATELAVQSRSGDRALRNARAWLEAYPESRDANRAVLRILVVMNRIADSASYLRREVELTPQANRSATFLAITQLYNNASDKPLAADVVEQALEIDFKDPKNGPMAWAAIGHMRLIADQKPAALQALQNGAKLSPESGAVALLAMELLESGSAEVEPLIKRYLEKNHSPQLRLTYARVLQGQKRNADAKNQLQFITREAPEFPEAWVMLANLQLQDGELDAADVSLTQFSSLLPKLPEGVGRAAGESQLYLLRADLAEKRQRYDEADIYLQRIPDAANLLSVQARRADLLARQGKVKEARALIQAIPANGPNQKRLKQIAEVQLLRDAGLHKEAYALQAQLLSQAPDDVELAYDTALLAERAGNFSEMERLLRDIIKRKPDFKHAYNALGYSYADRGIKLEEAQTLIQTALDMQPGDPFITDSLAWVHFRRGNLDEAEKLLEQAYATRQDAEIAAHLGEVLWAQGKQERAQLIWRQGMKADSSNDTLLETLKRLKVTP; this is encoded by the coding sequence ATGGTTCATCCTCTACGTTTTCAGGGACTCGCCGTGGCCGCCGTTCTGGCCATGGGATCGGCAATCGCATCCGCCCAGACCGCTGACCCGCCATCCCAGCAGGACAAGATCGAGCAAAGCACCGATCTCGAACAGGCCGCAGAGCGTGAGAATGAGCAAGCTGCCCTCTCTGCCGAGCTGTTCTACGAAATCCTGGTGGGAGAGATGGCCGCTCAGGAAGGTGCTCTGACGGACGCTCAGGCCCTGATGATGGAGGCCGCGCGCAGCAGCAACAACGAAAAGCTCTATCGCCGCGCCACCGAACTTGCCGTCCAGTCCCGCTCGGGCGACCGCGCACTGCGCAATGCCCGCGCCTGGCTGGAGGCCTACCCCGAATCACGCGATGCCAACCGCGCAGTGCTGCGCATTCTGGTGGTGATGAACCGCATTGCAGACTCGGCCAGCTATCTGCGTCGAGAGGTCGAGCTGACCCCTCAGGCCAATCGCAGCGCCACTTTTCTGGCCATCACCCAGCTCTACAACAATGCCTCGGACAAGCCTCTGGCCGCCGATGTGGTCGAGCAAGCGCTGGAAATCGATTTCAAGGACCCTAAGAACGGCCCCATGGCCTGGGCCGCCATAGGCCATATGCGCCTGATCGCCGACCAGAAGCCCGCCGCCCTGCAGGCCCTGCAGAACGGCGCCAAGCTGAGTCCTGAGTCGGGTGCCGTCGCCTTGCTGGCCATGGAGCTGCTGGAGTCAGGCTCCGCCGAAGTGGAGCCGCTGATCAAGCGCTATCTTGAAAAGAATCATTCGCCCCAACTGCGCCTGACCTATGCCCGCGTGCTGCAGGGACAAAAGCGCAATGCCGATGCCAAAAACCAGTTGCAGTTCATCACCCGCGAAGCGCCCGAATTCCCCGAAGCCTGGGTCATGCTCGCCAATTTGCAACTGCAGGATGGCGAGCTGGATGCTGCCGACGTTTCCCTGACACAGTTCAGCTCTCTGCTGCCCAAGCTGCCTGAGGGCGTGGGGCGCGCTGCTGGCGAATCCCAGCTCTATCTGCTCAGGGCCGATCTGGCCGAGAAGCGCCAGCGCTACGACGAAGCCGACATCTATCTGCAGCGCATTCCCGATGCCGCCAACCTGCTCAGCGTGCAGGCCCGGCGCGCCGATCTGCTGGCTCGCCAGGGCAAGGTGAAGGAAGCTCGCGCCCTTATCCAGGCCATTCCGGCAAACGGCCCCAACCAGAAGCGCCTCAAGCAGATTGCCGAGGTACAGCTGCTGCGCGACGCCGGCCTGCACAAGGAAGCCTATGCGCTGCAAGCCCAGCTGCTGAGCCAGGCACCCGATGATGTGGAGCTGGCCTACGACACCGCCTTGCTCGCGGAAAGAGCCGGAAATTTCAGCGAGATGGAGCGCCTGCTGCGCGACATCATCAAGCGCAAACCCGATTTCAAGCATGCGTACAACGCGCTGGGATACTCCTACGCTGATCGCGGTATCAAGCTTGAAGAAGCGCAGACCTTGATCCAGACCGCTCTGGACATGCAGCCCGGCGATCCATTCATCACCGACAGCCTGGCCTGGGTGCATTTCCGCCGCGGCAATCTGGACGAAGCCGAAAAACTGCTGGAGCAGGCCTATGCCACGCGTCAGGATGCGGAAATTGCAGCCCACCTAGGGGAAGTTCTCTGGGCCCAAGGCAAGCAAGAGCGCGCCCAACTCATCTGGCGCCAAGGCATGAAGGCAGACAGCAGCAATGACACTCTGCTGGAAACACTCAAACGCCTCAAAGTGACGCCATGA
- the mutM gene encoding bifunctional DNA-formamidopyrimidine glycosylase/DNA-(apurinic or apyrimidinic site) lyase — protein sequence MPELPEVEVTRRSFADRIAGAQIEKATLGKPLRWPLGLLPQALAGRVVLGVRRRGKYLLLDLSEGLLLMHLGMSGSLRFAGRDEEPLGAGGAHDHFDLQTSRGLLRLHDPRRFGAVIYVPDEGDALARKLLDHLGMEPLSDGFTLDAFQAGLAASRSPIKQLLLSGSVVVGVGNIYASEVLFLSRIHPTTPARDVGRRKVKVLYEAIRTVLALAVEKGGTTLRDFSAANGMEGHFQLEAQVYGRDGQPCSHCGAAIQLMRQGQRSTYYCARCQKAAKTQNLIANTAV from the coding sequence ATGCCTGAGTTGCCCGAAGTCGAGGTTACGCGCCGCTCTTTTGCTGACCGCATTGCGGGTGCGCAGATTGAGAAAGCCACCTTGGGAAAGCCCCTGCGCTGGCCCCTGGGGCTGTTGCCGCAGGCACTGGCCGGCAGAGTCGTGCTGGGCGTGCGCAGACGCGGCAAGTATCTGCTGCTGGACCTGAGCGAAGGTCTGCTGCTCATGCACCTGGGCATGTCGGGCAGCCTGCGCTTTGCGGGCCGCGACGAGGAGCCGCTGGGCGCTGGCGGAGCGCATGATCACTTCGACCTGCAGACATCGCGGGGCCTGCTGCGCCTGCATGATCCGCGCCGCTTCGGTGCCGTGATCTATGTTCCGGATGAGGGCGATGCCTTGGCGCGCAAGCTGCTTGACCATCTGGGTATGGAGCCGCTGAGCGACGGATTCACGCTGGATGCCTTTCAAGCCGGGCTGGCTGCCAGTCGCTCGCCCATCAAGCAGTTGCTGCTCAGCGGCAGCGTGGTGGTCGGTGTCGGCAATATCTATGCTTCCGAGGTGTTGTTTCTCTCGCGGATTCACCCGACAACACCGGCGCGCGATGTGGGCAGGCGCAAGGTCAAGGTTTTGTATGAGGCCATTCGCACCGTGCTGGCCTTGGCGGTGGAGAAAGGCGGCACGACCTTGCGCGACTTTTCCGCAGCCAACGGCATGGAAGGGCACTTTCAGTTGGAGGCCCAGGTCTATGGCCGCGATGGCCAGCCTTGCTCGCATTGCGGCGCCGCCATCCAGCTCATGCGCCAGGGGCAGCGCAGCACCTATTACTGCGCCCGCTGCCAGAAAGCAGCGAAAACTCAGAATTTGATAGCTAATACCGCAGTTTGA